A window from Macaca nemestrina isolate mMacNem1 chromosome 8, mMacNem.hap1, whole genome shotgun sequence encodes these proteins:
- the LOC139355601 gene encoding uncharacterized protein, translating into MTLALPPFDSCSQSFQLILYNTRTEPLLLHPNTLPSFSGSHCPTAGVANLQCPGYPAPPLQYSRCPLPAARRPLPAAHTEQSPRVQEPEQRRSETGWFRGLWRSTGKRRPGHTAPRTQQPKPSGPSSSSGSRHPRKPPLPGASISRTRHRWELPQPGAATAGSLHLLEPPPLGAATSGAAAAQGPAGPPHTPQRRLRGCPRPGGAEGAHAAGGTAGMCWLFLRLRGRGAGRRSGRESWSRRESSGQACWVPALALAQRPWDPRSVAVEGAGSDPGRSCRSSSLSTPTRAEPPEACSVLHHHCDGIRFCDCRCAPSACPRAHAGPLSGALHRPRGLLWD; encoded by the exons ATGACCTTAGCCTTGCCTCCCTTTGATTCGTGCTCCCAGAGCTTCCAGTTGATCCTCTACAACACACGTACCGAGCCCCTGCTCCTCCACCCCAACACTCTCCCATCCTTCAGTGGCTCTCACTGTCCTACAGCAGGGGTGGCAAATCTCCAGTGCCCAGGCTACCCTGCTCCACCTCTGCAGTACAG CCGCTGCCCGctgcccgccgcccgccgcccgctgCCCGCTGCACACACAGAGCAGAGTCCCAGGGTCCAGGAGCCAGAGCAGCGCCGCTCGGAGACCGGATGGTTCCGTGGGTTGTGGAGGAGCACAGGAAAGCGGAGGCCGGGCCACACAGCACCCCGGACCCAGCAGCCCAAACCCAGCGGACCCAGCAGCAGCTCTGGGAGTCGCCACCCCCGGAAGCCGCCACTGCCGGGAGCCTCCATTTCCAGGACCCGCCACCGCTGGGAGCTGCCACAGCCGGGAGCCGCCACCGCCGgaagcctccatctcctggagcCACCACCGCTGGGAGCTGCCACCTCAGGAGCAGCGGCAGCACAGGGACCCGCCGGGCCCCCTCATACCCCGCAGCGGCGGCTCCGCGGGTGCCCTAGACcgggaggggccgagggagccCACGCCGCCGGCGGGACCGCAGGGATGTGCTGGCTCTTTCTGCGCTTGAGGGGCCGCGGCGCGGGGCGGAGGTCGGGTAGGGAAAGCTGGAGCCGCAGGGAAAGCTCAGGACAGGCTTGCTGGGTGCCGGCTCTCGCCCTCGCTCAGAGACCTTGGGACCCGCGCAGTGTGGCAGTGGAAGGCGCAGGGTCTGACCCCGGACGCAGCTGCCGCAGCAGCAGTCTGTCAACCCCTACCAGAGCCGAGCCGCCTGAGGCCTGCAGCGTCCTCCATCACCACTGTGATGGCATCCGCTTCTGTGACTGTCGCTGTGCACCCTCCGCCTGTCCCCGGGCCCACGCAGGACCCCTAAGCGGGGCTCTGCACAGGCCAAGAGGGCTACTCTGGGACTGA